A stretch of the Ornithodoros turicata isolate Travis chromosome 4, ASM3712646v1, whole genome shotgun sequence genome encodes the following:
- the LOC135390582 gene encoding uncharacterized protein LOC135390582 codes for MRFHNVHGGNVLLDEGGKRATRTTSFCDGLAFSSKPLAVGSKVTLLLGANETWTGALRLGVMLQDPTTLGPVPKHAYPDLTARQGFWVRSLPECWATHGSKLTFYVNTQGYLQLFVDNEYKGALLSCLPTKERLWLILDLFGTSISAKFVPSASTAPAEVIARGPDAVRAYRTACNDGSVPLYRTRLYIIGCPGAGKTTLKRTLLNDLNGEDTSLPHWGIDAVHDCRTSEKGDGAPWTPIAPESLQEIPDREYEDTAQIMEEVSHVSEEEYHKAVAINVVREMTLQQRKRQHQEEKKRLAQSRGSVKSQGLRNRNHANDTRTSSGNRSQHANTSKSNGSQHKDFMEGIPQDLPYGVVEMVEKMLRDTENKQDLDVRETEKAVPLTCSASPNAQMTFMIWDFDGSPQHFMIHQNFFSPQGIYLLVYDLSKDLSEPLKLSEDTDTMEHNECLSTLDYIHQWLTLVHVSASRLQQDHAVETKDDPDTDVSQLLPSVILVGTHRDDLDDDVKRRNDAISEKFSKIRESLHNKLYGRHVLPMYFSVDCNSRTAQSGRAGADDNKGSETVDDVLEALRRKVERVASRMDSVGTDVPVRWLAFERALRRLLDNGVYFAGLYQLEELARQERIDSEENFRSLLDFLHQQGKVLCIGALQPGCLENRWDGTVVLRPQWYIDSLYRLLSWRTLQKVHNTGASTVDIDHKPLSEYHISYRQLQTLWSGSPAQVEMLIATMDSLDVLIAHFDGTPIEANDDAICAVPWLATSPRVIGFECGNLPSSDALVFFVDFSGLLPVGLFSRLVARLLHWCDWREASLFKDLAVFPLDRDHDLLLRLHRTIPAENRDRIQVVIQRTPVVEEWMGNIPQPTICEKVRHLVECELEALRKSYYFRLSFRMLVTCPCKGLHCMSHGARDCQDQACLHFLSLDECLLKKLVYCDFRRVHTDFVRRHFPHSTVYGSRMCSAGIRRSSSIIAWEAERAPLSMGMPSFEWDDRYGTFQWEEPHWIREAAKLLENATTGKDWMALAKRLGYTDKEVCHFVEEANPGVSLLRDWRESNGATRYCMDVLASCLQQMGRQDIAKIIQGEIEPDTLVPPVFISYQWDAQETVLSIRQHLEFAGFPCWMDVGQMGGGDSLYGKIYEGISRAKVVLCCLTPRYAASPSCAREVSLADVLRKPIIPIMVEPTPWPPPGPQALVMGSLVYVDLCGVGGHGGSGRLADWEARFQEIINRVAHVLSGSPATQGSRPQSSHKNSLAPLLGAPPIKAATPSAQGSASNSGPNDEDGELPSTASGPLDDERQSNMSHPESLESWERPRRAINRVVRCSVCSLL; via the exons ATGCGTTTCCACAACGTTCATGGCGGCAACGTACTTCTCGACGAAGGCGGCAAGCGGGCCACTCGGACTACGTCATTCTGTGACGGCTTGGCTTTCAGCTCCAAACCTCTGGCCGTTGGATCAAAGGTCACGCTACTTCTGGGTGCAAACGAGACATGGACCGGTGCCCTGCGACTGGGCGTCATGCTACAGGACCCAACTACGCTCGGGCCCGTACCCAAGCACGCCTATCCGGATCTTACTGCTCGACAAGGGTTCTGGGTTAGATCTCTGCCAGAATGCTGGGCCACGCACGGGTCAAA GTTGACATTTTACGTAAACACACAGGGTTACCTTCAACTATTTGTTGACAACGAGTACAAAGGAGCACTTCTTTCGTGTCTACCAACCAAGGAGCGGCTCTGGCTTATACTAGACCTATTCGGCACAAGCATCTCTGCCAAATTCGTACCCTCTG CTAGTACAGCTCCTGCTGAGGTGATTGCAAGAGGCCCGGATGCCGTGCGTGCGTACAGGACAGCCTGTAACGATGGCAGCGTGCCTCTGTATAGGACGCGACTGTACATCATTGGTTGTCCTGGTGCTGGGAAGACAACTTTAAAACGGACGCTGCTCAATGACCTCAA CGGGGAAGACACCAGCCTACCTCACTGGGGCATCGATGCCGTCCATGACTGCAGGACGTCAGAAAAAGGCGATGGAGCGCCTTGGACTCCCATTGCTCCTGAATCCTTGCAGGAGATCCCTGACAGGGAGTACGAAGACACTGCACAAA TTATGGAAGAGGTGTCTCACGTCAGTGAGGAAGAGTACCACAAAGCTGTGGCCATCAATGTCGTCCGGGAAATGACGCTCCAGCAGCGTAAACGGCAGCaccaggaagaaaaaaagaggttAGCACAGTCAAGGGGGTCTGTAAAGAGTCAAGGGCTTCGCAACAGGAACCACGCCAACGACACCAGGACAAGCAGCGGAAATCGAAGTCAGCACGCCAACACTTCCAAGAGCAATGGA TCTCAGCACAAAGACTTCATGGAAGGCATTCCTCAAGACCTTCCATACGGCGTTGTTGAAATGGTCGAGAAGATGCTTCGGGACACCGAGAATAAGCAGGACCTAGATGTCAGAGAAACTGAGAAAGCTGTTCCGCTTACTTGTTCTGCATCGCCCAATGCCCAGATGACGTTCATGATTTGGGATTTTGATGGTTCGCCCCAACACTTCATGATTCATCAG AACTTTTTCTCTCCTCAAGGAATTTACCTTCTCGTTTACGACCTTAGCAAAGACCTGTCGGAACCCCTCAAGTTATCCGAAGACACTGACACC ATGGAGCACAACGAATGCTTGTCTACCCTGGACTACATTCATCAATGGCTGACATTGGTACACGTGTCCGCCTCGCGTCTGCAGCAAGATCATGCCGTCGAAACCAAGGATGATCCTGATACCGACGTCTCCCAGCTTCTCCCAAGTGTCATCCTTGTGGGGACCCACAGGGACGACCTGGATGACGACGTTAAACGTCGCAATGACGCT ATTTCGGAGAAATTCAGCAAAATCCGAGAGAGCCTCCATAACAAGTTGTACGGACGTCACGTGCTCCCGATGTATTTTTCCGTGGACTGCAATAGCAGGACGGCTCAAAGTGGACGAGCAGGAGCAGACGACAATAAGGGCAGCGAAACAGTAGACGATGTCCTGGAAGCTCTCCGACGGAAGGTCGAACGCGTCGCATCTCGCATGGACAGCGTCGGTACAGACGTCCCTGTCCGATGGCTGGCCTTCGAACGTGCCTTACGCAGGTTACTGGACAATGGAGTGTACTTTGCTGGACTCTATCAACTGGAAGAGCTAGCACGCCAGGAGCGTATAGACTCCGAAGAGAACTTCAGGTCTTTGCTGGACTTTTTGCATCAACAGGGTAAAGTGTTGTGTATCGGTGCCTTGCAGCCTGGGTGTCTTGAGAACCGCTGGGATGGTACTGTGGTGCTTCGACCGCAATGGTACATTGACTCCCTCTACAGGCTGCTCTCGTGGAGGACATTACAG AAGGTACACAATACTGGTGCTTCAACGGTGGACatcgaccacaagcctctcagtGAATACCACATCAGCTACAGGCAGCTTCAGACGCTGTGGAGCGGGTCACCTGCACAAGTTGAAATGCTCATCGCTACCATGGACAGTTTAGATGTCCTCATAGCACACTTCGACGGAACTCCAATC GAGGCCAACGACGATGCCATCTGCGCTGTTCCCTGGCTTGCCACGTCTCCCCGAGTCATCGGATTTGAATGTGGGAACTTGCCTTCTAGCGATGCTCTAGTGTTCTTCGTTGACTTTTCCGGCCTTCTACCTG TTGGCCTCTTTTCGAGACTGGTAGCGCGTCTTCTGCACTGGTGCGATTGGAGAGAAGCCAGTCTCTTCAAAGATCTCGCTGTTTTCCCACTCGACAGAGACCACGACCTGTTGCTCCGACTGCATAGAACCATCCCGGCTGAGAACAGAGACCGAATTCAG GTGGTCATACAAAGGACTCCAGTCGTGGAAGAGTGGATGGGAAACATTCCTCAACCGACTATATGTGAGAAG GTGCGGCACCTCGTGGAGTGTGAGCTGGAAGCACTTCGAAAGTCCTACTACTTCCGGTTATCATTTCGAATGCTAGTCACGTGTCCTTGTAAAGGTCTTCACTGCATGAGCCACGGAGCAAGGGACTGCCAAGACCAAGCGTGCCTTCATTTCCTTTCGCTAGACGAGTGTCTGCTCAAGAAG TTGGTGTATTGTGACTTCCGGAGGGTCCATACAGACTTTGTTCGTCGCCATTTTCCTCATTCAACAGTATATGGGTCGCGTATGTGCA GTGCTGGGATACGCCGCTCATCAAGCATCATCGCCTGGGAAGCTGAACGAGCGCCTTTATCTATGGGGATGCCAAGTTTTGAATGGGACGACCGCTATGGAACGTTTCAGTGGGAGGAACCCCACtggatacgtgaagccgcgaagCTTCTTGAAAATGCCACCACTGGCAAGGATTGGATGGCCTTGGCTAAGAGGCTAG GTTACACGGACAAGGAAGTGTGTCATTTTGTGGAGGAAGCAAATCCTGGAGTGTCCTTGCTCAGAGATTGGAGGGAGAGCAATGGTGCTACACGATACTGCATGGATGTCTTGGCTTCATGCTTGCAACAAATGGGACGTCAGGACATAGCCAAGATAATTCAGGGTGAAATCG AACCAGACACACTGGTGCCGCCGGTATTCATCAGCTACCAGTGGGACGCCCAGGAAACTGTGCTAAGCATTCGGCAACACCTGGAATTTGCGGGATTCCCTTGCTGGATGGACGTGGGACAGATGGGCGGGGGTGATTCTCTTTACGGGAAGATCTACGAAGGGATAAGCAGGGCAAAG GTCGTGTTATGTTGCCTTACTCCTCGATACGCAGCCTCACCGTCGTGTGCGAGGGAGGTGAGCTTAGCGGACGTACTTCGCAAGCCCATTATACCGATCATGGTCGAACCTACTCCTTGGCCACCACCTGGACCTCAGGCTTTAGTCATGGGTTCGCTGGTTTACGTCGATCTGTGCG GCGTTGGAGGACATGGTGGAAGTGGACGTCTTGCTGACTGGGAGGCTCGCTTCCAGGAGATCATCAACAGGGTGGCGCACGTTCTGAGCGGGTCCCCAGCCACTCAAGGATCCCGACCGCAGTCAAGTCACAAGAACTCTCTGGCTCCGCTCCTCGGTGCTCCGCCGATCAAGGCAGCCACGCCGTCAGCACAAGGCAGCGCCAGTAACTCTGGCCCAAACGACGAAGATGGG GAGCTGCCTTCCACGGCATCTGGACCCTTGGACGACGAGCGGCAATCTAATATGAGCCATCCTGAGTCACTGGAATCCTGGGAACGACCACGCCGTGCCATCAACCGCGTGGTTCGGTGCTCCGTCTGCAGCTTGCTTTGA